The proteins below are encoded in one region of Nitrospira sp.:
- a CDS encoding amidohydrolase: protein MADRVCAKQGVTRREFLRTTGGTVAVLLSMNAVFGRLFDVLAVEMAEAAAFDERRGDDFFIFDVQTHYVGAGYDPTGTENRRKGAVSKEALLQLRQRIREAGWNPALSQDSGTMHDLSWETFIKEIFLDSETDLGLISTPPGPYPQEAVVPPKEMAHIRDEVNRVAGSQRMLAHGLATPQLGRADLDFMDMQASSLKIDAWKCYTGSCPKGFDRGWWMDDERIAYPMLERARKLGVNRICVHKGLPLGPVADYNHPKDLIRAAKDFPDLDFLVYHSGLKTSRGIDEHFAGTGELPWTTEFCRMKDAEPKIDNIYMEIGSSFAQLVITHPVMCAHLLGQLVRSFGADHVLWGTDSIWYGTPQWQIEAFRRFLIPDQLIETHGYEALTRDVKTKIFGLNAAKLFGVNVQAVRSPVPGDYLRRLRMTYYQEGPRPSHRWYGWVAG, encoded by the coding sequence ATGGCCGATCGTGTGTGTGCCAAGCAAGGGGTCACGCGCCGAGAGTTCTTACGCACGACCGGTGGTACGGTGGCGGTGCTCCTCTCGATGAACGCAGTATTCGGGCGTCTGTTCGACGTGCTTGCGGTAGAGATGGCCGAGGCGGCGGCGTTCGACGAGCGGCGCGGAGACGACTTCTTCATCTTCGACGTCCAGACTCACTACGTAGGGGCCGGGTACGATCCCACCGGCACGGAGAATCGACGGAAGGGTGCTGTCAGCAAGGAGGCGCTGTTGCAGCTCCGTCAGCGAATTCGGGAGGCCGGGTGGAATCCGGCGTTGTCCCAGGATTCCGGCACCATGCACGATCTGTCCTGGGAGACCTTCATCAAGGAAATCTTTTTGGACAGCGAAACGGATCTTGGGCTCATCAGCACGCCGCCCGGTCCCTACCCACAAGAGGCTGTGGTGCCGCCGAAGGAAATGGCGCACATTCGCGACGAGGTCAACCGGGTGGCCGGCTCTCAGCGCATGCTCGCGCACGGCCTGGCTACCCCGCAATTGGGTCGGGCAGATCTCGATTTCATGGACATGCAAGCCTCGTCCCTCAAGATCGATGCCTGGAAATGCTATACGGGTTCCTGTCCAAAGGGATTCGACCGGGGCTGGTGGATGGATGACGAGCGCATTGCCTATCCCATGCTCGAGCGAGCCCGGAAACTTGGAGTGAACCGTATCTGTGTGCATAAAGGCCTGCCGCTTGGCCCCGTGGCCGACTACAACCATCCCAAGGACCTGATCCGGGCGGCCAAGGATTTCCCAGATCTCGATTTTCTTGTCTATCACTCGGGATTGAAGACGTCCCGTGGGATCGATGAGCACTTCGCAGGGACCGGAGAGCTTCCATGGACTACTGAGTTCTGCCGGATGAAGGATGCGGAGCCTAAGATCGACAACATCTATATGGAGATCGGGTCCAGCTTTGCGCAGCTGGTTATCACTCATCCGGTGATGTGTGCCCATTTGCTCGGCCAATTGGTGCGTTCCTTTGGAGCCGATCACGTGCTCTGGGGAACGGATTCGATTTGGTACGGCACCCCTCAATGGCAGATCGAAGCATTCCGCCGGTTCCTGATCCCGGACCAACTGATCGAGACGCACGGATATGAGGCGCTCACCCGTGACGTCAAGACGAAGATCTTCGGCCTCAATGCAGCGAAACTGTTTGGAGTGAATGTGCAAGCGGTGCGCTCGCCGGTCCCCGGAGACTATCTGCGCCGTCTGCGGATGACGTACTACCAAGAGGGCCCTAGGCC